The following proteins are co-located in the Calorimonas adulescens genome:
- the gpmI gene encoding 2,3-bisphosphoglycerate-independent phosphoglycerate mutase — translation MAELCTLIVMDGYGLGEDNEYNAIKKAYTPNLDRYFKVYPNTTLRCSGLAVGLPEGQMGNSEVGHMNIGAGRVVYQELTRITKEIEEGNFFKNPALKGAMDNVKLNNSKLHIMGLVSDGGVHSHIGHLYALLKMAKDNGIDRVYVHAFLDGRDTPPQSAAGYIELLEQKLKEIGVGEIATVSGRYYAMDRDKRWERVKKAYDAIVLGIGRVSDDPVMAVKTSYDEGNNDEFVIPTVIKRNGEITATIEKNDSVIFFNFRADRARQLSHALTDEEFDGFEREKGFFNTYYVTMTQYDDTLKNVHIAFPPEVYINTLGEYASKLGLNQLRIAETEKYAHVTFFFSGGVEEPYSGEDRVLIPSPKVATYDLKPEMSAFEVTDEVLRRIDSGMYNLIVLNYANCDMVGHTGVFDAAVKAAEAVDRCVGMVVDKVLSKGGKVVITADHGNAEKMWDEETNAPHTAHTSNPVPLIIIGEDNIELKSGGKLCDIAPTILDMLGKPIPEEMTGKDLIIRKER, via the coding sequence ATGGCTGAGCTTTGTACGTTAATTGTTATGGACGGATATGGTTTGGGGGAAGATAATGAATATAATGCTATAAAGAAGGCGTATACTCCAAACTTAGATAGATATTTTAAGGTTTATCCCAATACCACACTCCGCTGCTCTGGCTTGGCTGTTGGACTGCCTGAAGGTCAGATGGGCAACTCGGAGGTGGGCCACATGAACATAGGGGCCGGCAGGGTTGTATATCAGGAGCTTACAAGAATAACCAAAGAGATTGAAGAGGGAAATTTTTTCAAAAATCCTGCATTGAAAGGTGCTATGGATAATGTGAAACTCAACAATTCCAAGCTTCATATAATGGGTCTTGTGTCTGATGGCGGTGTCCACAGTCATATTGGCCATCTATATGCTCTGCTGAAGATGGCAAAAGACAATGGGATAGACAGGGTATATGTCCATGCTTTTCTTGACGGGAGAGATACTCCTCCGCAGTCTGCCGCCGGTTATATTGAATTACTTGAACAAAAGTTAAAAGAGATCGGAGTAGGAGAAATTGCCACTGTCTCAGGTAGGTATTATGCCATGGACCGTGATAAGCGGTGGGAGAGGGTAAAAAAAGCTTACGATGCCATTGTATTAGGTATAGGCAGGGTGTCAGATGACCCTGTAATGGCTGTAAAGACATCGTATGATGAGGGCAATAATGATGAATTTGTAATACCGACTGTCATAAAAAGAAATGGTGAAATTACAGCCACAATTGAGAAAAATGATTCAGTGATATTTTTTAACTTCAGGGCAGACAGGGCAAGACAACTTTCTCATGCACTAACTGATGAAGAGTTTGATGGTTTTGAAAGGGAGAAGGGTTTTTTTAATACCTATTATGTCACCATGACACAGTATGATGACACATTAAAGAACGTCCATATAGCCTTCCCTCCTGAGGTCTATATAAATACGCTGGGTGAATACGCAAGCAAACTGGGATTGAATCAATTGAGGATAGCAGAGACAGAAAAATATGCCCATGTTACTTTTTTCTTCAGCGGTGGGGTAGAAGAGCCTTATAGCGGAGAAGACAGGGTACTTATACCATCACCAAAGGTTGCAACATATGACCTTAAACCTGAGATGAGTGCCTTTGAGGTAACAGATGAGGTTTTAAGGCGTATTGACAGTGGCATGTATAATTTGATAGTACTTAATTATGCAAACTGTGATATGGTAGGCCATACTGGTGTATTTGATGCCGCAGTCAAAGCTGCAGAGGCCGTTGACAGGTGTGTTGGCATGGTAGTTGACAAGGTCCTCTCTAAGGGCGGAAAGGTAGTAATAACTGCTGACCATGGCAATGCTGAAAAGATGTGGGATGAAGAGACAAATGCACCCCATACAGCACATACATCTAATCCCGTTCCTTTAATAATAATTGGCGAGGATAATATTGAGTTAAAGAGCGGCGGAAAGTTATGTGATATAGCACCTACGATTTTAGATATGCTTGGCAAACCGATTCCCGAAGAAATGACAGGAAAAGATTTGATTATAAGAAAGGAGAGATAA
- the tpiA gene encoding triose-phosphate isomerase: MRRPLIAGNWKMNMTPDEAKVFIEDFKKQELDSTVEVAVIPPFVDLGIVSREISDTEIKLGAQNMCWEDNGAYTGEISPLMLKEIGVEYVIIGHSERRGYFKEDDGMLNLKMKACERHGLKPILCVGETLEEREMGLTLEKIGRELDEDLKDLSLKELVIAYEPIWAIGTGKNASPDDALYVIEFIRKKVDELLKIGEMVRILYGGSVKADNIKGFMDREGIDGALVGGASLKVNEFTRIVNFKEARNG; this comes from the coding sequence ATGAGAAGGCCGCTGATAGCTGGTAACTGGAAAATGAATATGACACCTGATGAGGCAAAAGTCTTTATAGAAGATTTTAAAAAGCAGGAGTTGGACAGCACAGTTGAGGTTGCTGTGATACCACCATTTGTGGATCTTGGTATTGTCTCCCGGGAAATATCTGATACAGAGATCAAGCTGGGAGCACAAAATATGTGCTGGGAAGATAATGGTGCCTATACCGGCGAAATATCTCCGCTTATGCTTAAAGAGATTGGGGTTGAATATGTCATAATTGGACACTCTGAGAGAAGAGGATACTTCAAAGAGGACGACGGAATGTTAAACCTTAAGATGAAAGCCTGTGAAAGGCATGGATTAAAGCCAATCCTGTGTGTTGGAGAAACACTGGAAGAAAGAGAGATGGGCCTTACGTTAGAAAAAATAGGACGCGAGCTGGATGAGGACCTTAAGGATTTATCACTAAAGGAACTGGTAATTGCCTATGAGCCAATATGGGCCATAGGCACAGGTAAGAATGCTTCACCTGATGATGCGTTGTATGTGATTGAGTTTATAAGAAAGAAAGTCGATGAACTACTGAAGATAGGGGAAATGGTCAGGATATTGTATGGTGGGAGCGTAAAGGCCGACAACATAAAAGGTTTCATGGACAGGGAAGGAATAGATGGTGCTCTTGTTGGTGGTGCCAGCTTGAAGGTAAATGAATTTACAAGGATTGTAAATTTTAAGGAGGCACGAAATGGCTGA
- a CDS encoding phosphoglycerate kinase, with product MSKKTIKDIEVTDKRVFVRVDFNVPIDENGDITDDTRIRAALPTINYLIDSRAKVILASHLGRPKGEFNLKYSLKPVAVRLSELLGKEVKFAEDCIGDDARQKALALRDGEVLLLENLRFHKEEEKNDSGFAKELASLAEIYVNDAFGTAHRAHASTAGIAAYLPAVAGLLMEKEISVMGQALENPERPFVAILGGAKVSDKIGVIRNLITKVDSLLIGGGMAYTFIKAQGFEVGKSLLEADKIDLAKELLQEADERNVKFLLPLDTVIAKELSADTKYETVNIEEMPKDMIGVDIGPKTVELFSKEIVNAKTAIWNGPMGVFEIKPFATGTRRIAEAMAECRGTTIIGGGDSVAAIEQMGFSDRMTHISTGGGASLEFLEGKELPGVSVLMDK from the coding sequence ATGTCCAAGAAGACCATTAAGGATATTGAGGTGACTGATAAAAGAGTATTTGTGCGTGTAGACTTTAATGTACCAATAGATGAAAATGGAGACATAACCGATGACACACGCATAAGGGCTGCTCTACCTACTATTAATTATCTTATTGATAGCAGAGCAAAGGTGATACTGGCATCCCATTTGGGTAGACCCAAGGGAGAATTTAATTTAAAATACAGTTTAAAGCCGGTAGCGGTGAGGCTTTCTGAGCTTTTGGGAAAAGAAGTTAAATTTGCTGAGGACTGCATAGGTGATGATGCAAGGCAAAAGGCATTGGCACTAAGGGATGGTGAGGTCCTTCTTCTGGAAAACCTTCGTTTCCATAAGGAGGAGGAGAAAAACGATTCAGGATTTGCAAAGGAACTTGCATCACTGGCAGAAATCTATGTAAATGATGCTTTTGGCACAGCCCACCGTGCCCATGCCTCTACTGCAGGAATAGCTGCATACCTGCCTGCTGTTGCCGGGCTTTTAATGGAGAAAGAGATTTCAGTCATGGGCCAGGCCTTAGAAAATCCTGAGAGGCCGTTTGTAGCGATACTTGGAGGTGCGAAGGTTTCCGACAAGATAGGTGTTATAAGAAACCTTATAACAAAGGTTGACTCGCTTCTTATAGGTGGCGGTATGGCATATACCTTCATAAAAGCGCAGGGTTTTGAGGTGGGTAAGTCATTGCTTGAGGCTGATAAAATAGACCTGGCAAAAGAACTGCTGCAGGAAGCGGATGAGAGGAATGTAAAGTTCCTGTTACCACTTGATACTGTGATAGCTAAGGAATTGAGTGCAGATACTAAATATGAAACAGTAAACATTGAAGAGATGCCAAAAGACATGATTGGCGTTGATATAGGGCCAAAGACTGTAGAGTTGTTCTCAAAGGAGATAGTTAATGCAAAGACCGCAATATGGAATGGTCCCATGGGCGTATTTGAAATAAAGCCTTTTGCCACAGGGACAAGAAGGATAGCAGAGGCAATGGCAGAGTGCCGGGGTACAACCATAATAGGTGGCGGTGATTCAGTTGCAGCTATTGAGCAAATGGGATTTTCAGACCGTATGACGCACATTTCAACCGGTGGGGGTGCTTCCCTAGAATTTTTAGAGGGGAAGGAACTGCCGGGTGTGAGTGTGCTTATGGATAAATAG